The following coding sequences lie in one Methanopyrus sp. SNP6 genomic window:
- a CDS encoding 30S ribosomal protein S17e codes for MGKVRPTFVKRPAREIVEKYEEYLTTDFEHNKKVVEIVARPKTKKLRNMIAGYVTHLMRLKERQREEWTE; via the coding sequence ATGGGTAAGGTTCGACCGACGTTCGTGAAGCGTCCTGCCCGAGAGATCGTGGAGAAATACGAGGAGTACCTCACCACCGACTTCGAGCACAATAAGAAGGTAGTTGAGATCGTAGCGAGACCTAAGACCAAAAAGCTCAGAAACATGATCGCCGGCTACGTTACGCACCTCATGCGCCTCAAGGAGCGTCAGAGGGAAGAATGGACAGAGTGA